GCTTTTTCAAATCGGTTTATTTTTTCAACTGGCGGCATTTTACTTTCAATCAGCCGGGTTTGGTCTCGTCGAAGATCTTCCGGAATTATCTGAAGCCTGTTTTTGAAGATATGACGATTGGCGATCTGAAAAAAGATGTGCGCATCGTAGCCACTGAACTGGTTTCAGGCACGCAGAAAATTTTCGACAAAGATTTTAATGTCATTGATGCCATCATCGCATCCTGCTCCATTCCAGGCGTTACCACACCTTATATTGTTGGAAAAGAACTTTACAGCGACGGCGGCGTGCTGAATAATTTCCCGGCAGACATCATTCAGCAGGAGTGTGATAAGATGATTGGCGTTTTCGTGTCACCACCACAGGATATCGAACTTTCTAACCTTAATTCGATTAAAGCCGTTGTTTCACGTTCTTATGATTTGCTCTCGTTCCGTAATGAACTTCATAAATTTTCATATTGCGACTGGTTTATTACCTCAAAGAAACTTTCGCACTACGGAACTTTTGAGAGAAA
The sequence above is a segment of the Chryseobacterium taklimakanense genome. Coding sequences within it:
- a CDS encoding patatin-like phospholipase family protein, whose translation is MKKSKVGLVLSGGGTKGVAHAGVLKFLAEKSIEADVLACCSAGSIVGCLYAAGKSPGEILSFFKSVYFFNWRHFTFNQPGLVSSKIFRNYLKPVFEDMTIGDLKKDVRIVATELVSGTQKIFDKDFNVIDAIIASCSIPGVTTPYIVGKELYSDGGVLNNFPADIIQQECDKMIGVFVSPPQDIELSNLNSIKAVVSRSYDLLSFRNELHKFSYCDWFITSKKLSHYGTFERKAERLEEIFAIGYQAAKQSFDEVIF